The following are encoded in a window of Malassezia japonica chromosome 7, complete sequence genomic DNA:
- a CDS encoding uncharacterized protein (EggNog:ENOG503P45Z; COG:A) — protein MSDARERYERDGGAEMDLDDAVEGWIVVVTNVHEEATEDDVMDLFLDFGKVKDLHLNLDRRTGYVKGYALLQYETQDEARQAIDACKKGLTLLEQPLEADYAFVQPPRNAPPRRRAERARSRSPMRS, from the exons atgagcgacgcgcgcgagcggtacgagcgcgacgggGGTGCGGAGATGGACCTGGACGACG CCGTCGAAGGGTGGATTGTCGTCGTGACCAATGTGCACGAAGAAGCGACCGAGGACGATGTAATGGACCTCTTTCTCGATTTCGGCAAGGTCAAGGACCTGCACCTGAACCTAGATCGGCGCACGGGCTATGTCAAG GGCTATGCTCTTCTCCAATACGAGACGCAAGACGAAGCGCGGCAAGCGATTGACGCGTGCAAAAAAGGGCtcacgctgctcgagcagccgctcgaggcggactATGCGTTTGTGCAGCCCCCCCGGAACGCACctccacgccgccgcgcggagcgtgcgcggaGCCGGAGCCCGATGCGGTCATAG